The Sphingorhabdus sp. Alg231-15 genome has a segment encoding these proteins:
- a CDS encoding WecB/TagA/CpsF family glycosyltransferase gives MSQYQSAESIRQNLGRQISPLLIGRSRATELATRLYQNGAPSLFNLPLANGHLGKVASHIVDAAADGERNIIHFINAHCVNQIQRDDHYSKIIEETDILLPDGSGLKLAAGLSGSGKIDNLNGTDLFPHLCEQAAQKNQTIFLLGGAPGIASTAAKNMRNKISGLRFAGTQNGFYAKGTDDEIIQKINASGASILLVGMGVPLQEKWIAKYRNQIKVPVILGVGGLFDYYSGKIARAPLLIRKLGMEWTWRLAMEPSRLANRYIIGNTRFIVHAVKHAFVARGHAERYAAASKRTLDLSIALLALVLLGPLAAAICLFITMEDRGSPFYRQTRIGADGKPFKIWKFRSMYKNADERKASLTEQNDRDSVCFKMKDDPRITKVGKFIRRTSLDELPQILNILTGQMSVVGPRPALPCEVLSYEQRERRRLNGKPGLTCTWQVSGRADIPFAQQVEMDLEYLEEQSILKDIKLITQTVPAVISGRGAY, from the coding sequence ATGAGTCAGTATCAATCCGCAGAAAGCATCCGCCAAAATCTTGGTCGACAAATTTCTCCCCTTTTGATTGGGCGTTCACGTGCTACGGAATTAGCTACGCGACTTTATCAGAACGGAGCGCCTTCGTTATTCAATCTGCCACTTGCCAACGGACATCTGGGCAAAGTTGCATCGCATATTGTAGATGCAGCGGCTGATGGAGAGCGCAACATCATTCATTTTATTAATGCGCATTGTGTCAATCAAATCCAACGCGACGATCATTATAGCAAGATAATTGAGGAAACAGATATTTTGCTTCCGGATGGATCGGGCCTTAAGTTGGCCGCCGGTCTTTCAGGTTCTGGAAAAATAGATAATCTGAACGGTACAGATCTGTTCCCACATTTATGCGAACAGGCTGCACAGAAAAATCAAACCATTTTTCTGTTGGGTGGTGCACCTGGTATAGCATCCACTGCTGCAAAAAATATGCGGAACAAAATTTCCGGATTGCGCTTTGCGGGCACTCAAAATGGTTTCTATGCCAAGGGGACCGACGACGAAATCATCCAGAAGATCAACGCTTCAGGCGCTTCAATACTACTGGTCGGAATGGGTGTTCCACTGCAGGAAAAATGGATTGCCAAATATCGCAATCAAATCAAGGTACCTGTTATCTTGGGCGTAGGCGGCCTCTTCGACTATTATTCCGGGAAAATTGCGCGGGCGCCGCTTCTTATTCGAAAATTGGGTATGGAATGGACGTGGCGATTGGCAATGGAACCAAGCCGACTAGCCAATCGATATATAATCGGTAACACTCGGTTCATTGTTCATGCCGTTAAGCACGCTTTTGTCGCGCGAGGACATGCCGAGCGATATGCGGCAGCCTCCAAACGAACATTGGATTTGTCCATTGCTTTGCTAGCACTTGTTCTTTTGGGCCCGTTGGCTGCAGCAATCTGTCTATTTATAACCATGGAGGATCGCGGGTCTCCATTCTACCGACAAACCCGAATAGGAGCTGATGGAAAGCCGTTCAAGATATGGAAATTCCGATCCATGTACAAAAATGCTGACGAGCGAAAGGCATCATTGACTGAGCAAAATGATCGCGATTCCGTTTGCTTCAAGATGAAAGATGATCCCCGGATTACCAAAGTTGGAAAATTTATACGCCGAACGTCGCTGGATGAACTCCCGCAAATACTGAATATTCTAACCGGTCAAATGTCGGTTGTAGGCCCGCGGCCCGCGCTTCCTTGCGAGGTGCTCAGTTATGAACAGCGTGAACGCCGTCGCTTAAATGGAAAGCCAGGATTGACCTGCACATGGCAGGTCTCAGGTCGAGCCGATATTCCATTTGCACAGCAAGTAGAAATGGATTTGGAATATCTTGAGGAACAATCGATCCTGAAAGATATCAAACTTATTACCCAGACAGTTCCGGCTGTCATATCGGGAAGAGGGGCCTATTAG
- a CDS encoding oligosaccharide flippase family protein: MSIAASIHENSTIQSILRGLLAYGSAELLNRFVRLLVVIIIARQLVPELVGVAALTLSLFELIRVLANIGVGQKIIATDSQYLDQVCNSAYRVFWVWCAIVAGIQLFAAALLYGFFDNLVAAQMLAALSGVYLFMPGGLVQCFRLMRAKKLPTVAAIGATQTIVDHLITCVLILAWANPWAIVLPKLLTAPLWLIMMRRANAWKYNPAKGYAPLSSMLQFGSAILIADIWLALRNNLDKLIISALLGVSALGSYYFAFNAGIGIVGALAAAFGTVLYPHLCEAKSDGRQRATLGLAVILGFGIFGSLTLVQLLFAPIYVPIIFGAHWTHAIPLIQVLSTAAIPMMLGALLSAYLRASQRTSLDAWVGSAICLSALGMMLVGAHSNLFLAAIGWVVGTATVITAYLTISAIQYFTKREFYHE, from the coding sequence ATGTCAATTGCCGCATCAATTCACGAGAACTCAACCATACAATCGATTTTGCGTGGGTTATTGGCTTATGGGTCTGCCGAGTTATTGAATCGCTTTGTCCGGTTGCTTGTTGTTATCATCATTGCTCGTCAACTGGTTCCGGAACTGGTTGGTGTCGCAGCGCTTACCCTCAGCCTATTCGAACTCATCCGCGTCTTGGCCAATATTGGCGTTGGTCAAAAAATAATTGCCACGGACTCCCAATATCTCGATCAAGTTTGCAATTCTGCTTACCGCGTATTTTGGGTTTGGTGCGCGATTGTAGCTGGCATACAGCTTTTTGCGGCAGCGCTGTTGTACGGCTTTTTCGATAATTTGGTTGCTGCGCAAATGCTCGCTGCCTTGTCCGGGGTTTACCTGTTTATGCCTGGCGGACTGGTGCAATGCTTCCGACTTATGCGTGCAAAAAAACTGCCAACAGTAGCGGCAATTGGCGCAACACAAACGATAGTGGATCATTTGATAACTTGCGTATTAATCCTTGCTTGGGCCAATCCATGGGCGATTGTCCTACCCAAATTACTCACAGCTCCACTCTGGCTCATCATGATGCGCCGGGCCAACGCGTGGAAATACAATCCTGCAAAAGGGTACGCACCCTTGAGTTCGATGCTGCAATTTGGTTCAGCGATTTTGATTGCCGATATCTGGCTCGCATTACGTAACAACCTTGATAAGCTCATTATCAGCGCCTTGCTTGGCGTTTCAGCTTTGGGCAGCTACTATTTTGCATTCAACGCTGGCATCGGTATTGTTGGCGCTCTGGCTGCAGCGTTCGGCACCGTTTTGTATCCACATTTATGTGAGGCAAAGTCGGACGGACGACAAAGAGCAACCCTTGGATTAGCAGTAATTTTGGGATTTGGGATATTCGGATCCCTGACGCTGGTGCAACTTTTGTTCGCTCCGATTTATGTCCCCATCATTTTTGGGGCACATTGGACACATGCTATTCCTCTGATCCAAGTCCTTTCGACGGCTGCGATACCGATGATGCTGGGCGCGCTGTTGTCAGCATATCTGCGCGCGAGCCAACGGACCTCACTCGATGCTTGGGTCGGATCAGCAATCTGTCTTTCGGCGCTGGGGATGATGCTAGTCGGCGCACATTCAAATCTATTTTTGGCAGCGATAGGCTGGGTAGTCGGCACCGCCACGGTGATCACTGCCTATCTGACCATTTCCGCAATTCAATATTTCACAAAACGGGAGTTTTATCATGAATAG
- a CDS encoding glycosyltransferase has protein sequence MNSPHFSVILPVYNASNQILKTISSVLNQTERDLELILIDDGSTDDSLALMLAFASDDERIKLVSQENKGVSASRNLGLGLARGALVAFIDSDDLWANDKLAVHRELHQQNSKAAASYAKVAFIDQHASNGRDARTFSTVRSDALSVDQIISENPVCTMSNLVVRNDIIRTIGNFEAKMSYAEDQEWLARLIVQGHVVVGIDRYLVDYRLNPLGLSADLPAMFVGWRQLADQYAQADQISSSEAIYCRYLSRRALRAGAPAKVALAYALQGMRADRESFLEDQRRGWLTLVSAFAAFLMPRSTRVHLFA, from the coding sequence ATGAATAGTCCGCATTTCTCTGTCATATTACCGGTCTACAATGCCTCCAATCAGATCTTGAAAACCATTAGTTCGGTGTTGAACCAAACAGAACGCGATCTGGAATTGATTTTGATCGACGATGGATCAACCGATGATAGTCTTGCACTGATGCTGGCTTTCGCTTCGGATGATGAGCGGATCAAACTTGTATCGCAGGAAAACAAGGGTGTATCGGCCTCACGAAACCTTGGCCTTGGTTTGGCAAGAGGAGCATTGGTAGCTTTCATTGATTCCGACGATCTTTGGGCCAACGACAAATTGGCGGTTCACCGCGAGTTACATCAGCAAAATTCAAAAGCTGCTGCTAGTTACGCGAAGGTCGCATTCATTGATCAACATGCTTCCAATGGTCGCGATGCCAGGACATTTTCTACTGTCAGATCAGACGCGTTATCGGTTGATCAGATCATTTCAGAAAATCCGGTATGTACTATGTCCAACCTGGTTGTTCGCAATGACATTATTCGAACCATTGGCAATTTCGAGGCGAAAATGTCTTATGCGGAGGACCAGGAATGGTTGGCGCGTTTGATTGTTCAAGGCCATGTGGTGGTCGGAATTGATCGGTATCTTGTCGACTATCGGCTGAATCCATTGGGCCTCTCTGCAGATTTGCCGGCGATGTTTGTTGGTTGGAGACAATTGGCAGATCAATATGCGCAAGCAGATCAGATTTCATCGTCCGAAGCCATTTATTGTCGCTATTTGTCGCGGCGAGCATTGCGTGCTGGAGCACCAGCGAAAGTTGCTCTGGCTTATGCGCTCCAAGGTATGCGTGCCGATCGCGAATCTTTCCTAGAAGATCAAAGGCGGGGTTGGTTGACCCTAGTTTCAGCCTTCGCTGCATTCCTCATGCCACGCTCAACACGCGTCCATCTCTTTGCCTAG
- a CDS encoding glycosyltransferase → MNYPSISVVMPVHNVEKFVPAAIESVLAQTVEDFELIIVDDGGTDKSIEICASYDDPRIRIVTQSNRGLAGARNTGILEARSEYIALLDSDDTWHPEKLALHKIHLDNNPQVGVSYSGSRLMDNDGTPLRQMQRPKLAKVSARDIILRNPVGNGSSPVIRKTALHQIAFFSRDEPNRICFFDETFRQSEDIELWIRMALTNGFKFEGIDGLLTNYRIGSGGLSSNIAAQYESWNRVIAKTKQNAPEFVEQIENEARAYQLRYLARRAVQMGDGAFALSLLKDSAKKSSAPLVKEPIRSVLTFLAATTARYLPSNMVVKLAHSWTGGKVLA, encoded by the coding sequence ATGAATTACCCATCCATTTCAGTTGTTATGCCGGTTCATAATGTTGAAAAATTTGTACCAGCGGCCATTGAATCCGTACTCGCTCAGACAGTCGAAGACTTCGAACTGATCATTGTTGATGATGGCGGTACAGATAAGAGTATCGAAATTTGTGCATCCTACGATGATCCTCGCATTCGTATTGTGACACAATCAAATCGAGGTTTGGCTGGCGCACGAAATACCGGAATATTAGAAGCGCGCAGCGAATATATCGCCTTGCTTGATTCCGATGACACCTGGCACCCAGAGAAACTCGCTCTCCACAAAATTCACTTGGATAACAATCCGCAAGTTGGCGTGAGCTATAGCGGTTCCCGGCTCATGGATAATGATGGAACTCCTCTTCGACAGATGCAGCGTCCGAAGTTGGCCAAGGTTAGTGCCAGGGATATAATTTTACGCAATCCCGTCGGGAATGGATCGTCACCGGTTATTCGCAAAACCGCGCTTCACCAGATCGCTTTCTTCAGTCGTGATGAACCCAATAGAATTTGCTTTTTTGACGAGACATTCAGGCAATCCGAAGACATCGAACTTTGGATCCGGATGGCTCTAACCAACGGTTTCAAGTTCGAGGGCATTGATGGTCTGCTAACAAATTATCGCATTGGCTCGGGTGGGTTGTCGTCCAACATTGCCGCCCAATATGAAAGCTGGAACCGAGTGATTGCAAAGACAAAACAAAACGCGCCGGAATTTGTTGAACAGATCGAGAATGAAGCACGTGCTTATCAGCTGCGATATTTGGCCCGCCGCGCTGTCCAGATGGGAGATGGCGCATTTGCGCTAAGCTTATTGAAGGATTCTGCCAAAAAATCATCGGCGCCTCTAGTAAAGGAACCGATCAGGTCAGTTTTAACATTCCTCGCGGCAACAACCGCACGGTATTTGCCATCCAATATGGTTGTAAAACTTGCCCATTCATGGACCGGTGGAAAGGTATTGGCATGA
- a CDS encoding glycosyltransferase family 4 protein — translation MKDKTQIVHLLDDVALGGVTKNLELFQHPAFGHRFKTIVEEAHPVWSIAPQFPDAGAIVVHFSISWNTLPFLYSLASRNSSAQLILVHHSYSREWEQLQVPDPTRFRSMLKLAHKIFDQVICVSNEQALWFAEATGLKSSKRQVIYPWSEMNNLVNIAQPHFSQHNPITIGAYGRFVREKGFDRLIEAVNKLGAQNDIKLKIGGFGPEEAELRRLAAGNANISFYGKVTDIDHYLEQCDIIAVPSRFEAYGLVATEARCAARPILVSNVGGLPEQIGEAGISVDFDDMEAIGRMLRNIRHLPLVNMSVAARENCLRVTEQRVADWIEVFEALLGNECLEAAA, via the coding sequence ATGAAAGATAAAACGCAGATCGTCCATTTGCTCGATGACGTCGCCCTTGGCGGTGTGACTAAGAATCTCGAACTGTTTCAACATCCCGCCTTCGGTCACCGGTTCAAAACGATCGTCGAAGAAGCACACCCTGTTTGGAGTATTGCACCGCAATTTCCTGATGCTGGAGCAATTGTTGTACACTTTTCGATAAGCTGGAATACCCTGCCCTTTTTGTATTCCTTGGCGTCGCGGAACAGTTCTGCGCAATTGATATTGGTTCACCACAGCTATTCGAGGGAGTGGGAACAGCTTCAAGTACCAGATCCGACCCGTTTTCGTTCCATGCTAAAACTAGCACATAAGATTTTTGATCAAGTCATTTGTGTTTCCAATGAGCAAGCATTGTGGTTCGCCGAAGCAACTGGACTCAAGTCTTCAAAACGGCAAGTCATTTACCCTTGGAGCGAAATGAACAATCTCGTGAATATCGCCCAGCCTCATTTTTCACAACATAACCCCATCACTATTGGTGCTTACGGTCGATTTGTCCGCGAAAAGGGCTTTGACAGATTAATCGAAGCGGTAAACAAATTGGGCGCACAGAATGACATAAAGCTCAAGATTGGTGGGTTTGGTCCAGAAGAAGCCGAACTGAGACGGTTAGCCGCCGGTAACGCTAACATTTCCTTTTATGGCAAAGTAACCGACATTGATCACTATTTGGAACAGTGCGATATCATTGCGGTGCCTTCACGATTTGAGGCTTATGGCTTGGTAGCTACAGAAGCGCGTTGTGCCGCTCGGCCAATTTTGGTTTCTAATGTTGGCGGATTGCCTGAACAAATTGGAGAAGCCGGTATCTCTGTCGATTTTGACGATATGGAAGCTATTGGCCGAATGCTGCGCAATATCAGACATTTGCCGTTGGTGAACATGTCTGTGGCGGCTCGCGAAAACTGTCTGCGAGTAACCGAACAACGAGTTGCAGATTGGATTGAAGTATTCGAAGCGCTGTTGGGGAATGAATGCCTAGAGGCCGCTGCTTAA
- a CDS encoding capsular biosynthesis protein produces the protein MVQTDHNPQNSSERLVYFTIVATWLLWLLGGLYIVGPILGCALAFQAIYFYFIAPALPETKRLAVPNFSVQLWLASMGLMLVILVVGHLNFSLGMATMAKSSIGWAKGWMLIALFIFAGAVLPIRAKIVYRAICRSAKYTIFLLPIFIAAPLVGLPETLWVSPLKIVGGSGSEYFATILYTLEPGSGIPRWQFFAPWSPAAGMIGLVYFLCALQEKDRTWKSWGVAGALAIILMSQSRLALVGLLLIGPIPFLFKQVTMPAIWFLALPIVLIFGWFAIDILEAFSAAQSEFSSARAGSTRVRETLGRIALERWEAEAYWFGHGIVERGPHLVEYMSIGSHHSWYGLLFVKGILGLIALAVPMITSATNLFRKALVSSVGCIGFAIVALLTMYSFGENLESLAYLYWPALVLLGKALQSRTDISDESTTGPNVSR, from the coding sequence ATGGTTCAGACAGACCATAATCCGCAAAATAGCTCCGAACGTTTAGTCTACTTCACCATAGTAGCCACATGGCTGTTATGGTTGTTGGGTGGACTCTATATTGTCGGACCAATATTGGGGTGCGCGCTGGCATTTCAGGCAATTTATTTTTACTTTATTGCACCGGCTCTCCCTGAAACCAAGCGATTAGCGGTTCCCAATTTTTCCGTTCAATTGTGGCTGGCCTCCATGGGTTTAATGTTGGTCATTCTCGTTGTTGGCCATTTAAACTTTAGCTTGGGTATGGCTACTATGGCTAAGTCATCAATCGGATGGGCAAAAGGCTGGATGTTGATCGCCTTGTTCATTTTCGCTGGTGCAGTTTTGCCGATCAGGGCAAAAATTGTTTACCGAGCGATTTGCCGTTCAGCAAAATATACCATTTTTCTCCTTCCAATTTTTATTGCCGCCCCCCTGGTTGGGCTTCCGGAAACTTTGTGGGTGTCACCTTTGAAAATTGTAGGTGGTTCGGGATCAGAATATTTTGCCACCATCCTATATACACTTGAACCAGGGTCTGGGATACCGCGATGGCAGTTCTTCGCACCTTGGTCACCAGCAGCCGGAATGATTGGCCTGGTCTACTTTTTATGCGCACTTCAGGAAAAGGATCGTACGTGGAAAAGCTGGGGTGTAGCCGGTGCCTTGGCAATCATTCTAATGTCACAATCTCGCCTGGCTCTCGTGGGATTGCTACTCATTGGTCCAATACCATTTTTATTTAAACAAGTCACGATGCCGGCGATATGGTTTCTAGCGCTCCCAATCGTTCTGATCTTCGGTTGGTTTGCAATCGACATACTTGAGGCATTCAGTGCCGCGCAATCCGAATTTTCAAGTGCCCGTGCCGGCTCCACCCGTGTAAGAGAAACATTAGGCCGTATCGCCCTAGAAAGATGGGAAGCTGAGGCTTACTGGTTCGGACACGGAATTGTTGAACGCGGCCCACATCTTGTCGAATATATGTCGATAGGCAGTCACCATAGTTGGTACGGGCTTTTATTTGTGAAGGGCATACTGGGTTTGATCGCCTTAGCTGTGCCAATGATCACCAGCGCTACAAACTTGTTTCGCAAAGCTTTGGTATCTTCAGTAGGCTGCATCGGGTTTGCTATTGTCGCGTTGCTAACAATGTACAGCTTTGGCGAAAATTTGGAATCGCTTGCTTATCTCTATTGGCCAGCGCTGGTCCTATTGGGAAAAGCACTGCAATCACGCACCGATATAAGCGACGAGTCTACAACAGGCCCGAACGTAAGCAGGTAA
- a CDS encoding polysaccharide biosynthesis/export family protein — MFRKTMVIGFCAALAGGCATMERPANLDTSQYAPQQQVEHSNSAPRCISGALPSSSLPHRQIASEVLIRKPDLLSSGDRIQLKIAGDEESLSRIYVLAGNGSVTLDGRHSISLVGLSIVEAEQTISRTLVANGLIRGLRGSVRLQLLELGGVSVAVNGAVFQPGMVRVGQRSAELRGVHLDNNNSGDRNITRSLTAAIRAAGGVRPDADLSAVYVVSGNSWSRVDLTGAIDGDLIDDISLSSNDRIIVGSTNCFQSELVKPSRVTAPGIRVFMSNLSRPAASNASSSIGRETTSLPYGTRLSQAMVSANCVGGSAMNAARKVVLMSRNPINGQSVVIQRSVEKLVRQDNRDQRDPYLMPGDSLACYDSFAMNVRDVISLVGETASPYFLLKNVD, encoded by the coding sequence ATGTTCAGAAAAACGATGGTTATTGGCTTTTGCGCTGCGCTTGCAGGCGGTTGCGCCACGATGGAGCGCCCTGCCAACCTGGATACTAGCCAATATGCTCCCCAACAACAGGTCGAGCATAGCAATTCGGCGCCTCGCTGCATTAGCGGAGCTCTGCCTTCATCGTCATTGCCGCATAGACAAATAGCATCGGAAGTGCTGATCCGAAAACCAGATCTGCTTTCATCTGGTGACCGGATTCAACTCAAAATTGCTGGTGATGAAGAGAGCCTTTCAAGAATATATGTTTTGGCTGGCAATGGATCAGTTACGCTTGATGGTCGACATTCCATTAGTTTGGTTGGTCTATCGATTGTCGAAGCCGAGCAAACCATTTCTCGCACTCTTGTGGCAAACGGCCTTATCCGCGGACTTCGTGGAAGCGTTCGATTGCAGCTTCTGGAATTGGGTGGGGTTAGCGTCGCCGTTAATGGCGCGGTGTTCCAACCGGGGATGGTGCGGGTCGGCCAACGCTCGGCAGAATTAAGGGGCGTTCATCTCGACAATAACAATTCTGGAGATCGCAATATCACCCGGTCACTAACGGCCGCAATCCGAGCGGCAGGCGGCGTTCGACCGGATGCGGATCTGTCGGCTGTCTATGTCGTCAGTGGAAATAGTTGGTCCCGTGTGGATTTAACCGGTGCTATTGATGGAGATCTTATTGACGATATTTCTCTCTCTTCGAATGATCGTATTATCGTGGGATCGACAAATTGTTTTCAAAGTGAATTGGTGAAACCGTCACGAGTAACCGCGCCTGGTATTCGCGTGTTCATGTCCAATCTTTCTCGTCCGGCAGCCAGCAATGCCTCTTCCTCTATCGGAAGGGAAACAACCAGTCTTCCTTATGGAACCCGGCTGTCTCAGGCGATGGTATCAGCAAACTGTGTAGGGGGATCGGCGATGAATGCGGCCCGCAAAGTGGTATTGATGTCGCGAAACCCAATTAATGGCCAGTCGGTCGTGATCCAGCGTTCCGTGGAGAAGCTTGTTCGTCAGGACAATCGTGATCAGAGAGATCCCTATTTGATGCCAGGAGACAGTCTTGCCTGCTATGATAGTTTTGCCATGAACGTAAGGGATGTCATCAGCCTGGTTGGCGAGACAGCTTCCCCATATTTTCTCCTGAAAAATGTAGATTGA
- a CDS encoding heme NO-binding domain-containing protein: MKGIIFTELVRFMEKVKSADFADAVISGSELPNDGAFTSVGNYPSEYALNMVAEASAQSGIEAAELCRLYGKYLYGRFTILYPHIMESYRTAESLLTHVGSHIHNEVCILYPDAQPPQITAQESAEKTIISYQSHRPMAAIAQGLVQGCMEHYDDRRALEWSISEDGKSATFTITG; this comes from the coding sequence ATGAAAGGCATAATTTTTACCGAACTGGTCCGGTTCATGGAGAAGGTGAAATCGGCAGATTTTGCTGATGCAGTTATTTCTGGATCAGAATTGCCCAATGATGGCGCATTTACATCTGTTGGTAATTATCCTTCAGAATATGCTTTGAATATGGTTGCGGAAGCCTCGGCACAATCAGGTATTGAAGCCGCTGAACTTTGCCGTCTTTATGGGAAATATCTCTACGGCCGTTTCACTATATTATATCCGCATATCATGGAGTCCTATCGCACAGCGGAATCGCTTTTAACCCATGTTGGAAGTCACATTCACAACGAAGTCTGCATTCTTTATCCCGACGCCCAACCGCCGCAGATCACGGCGCAAGAATCCGCTGAAAAAACCATAATTTCTTATCAATCCCATCGGCCCATGGCTGCAATCGCCCAGGGCCTCGTTCAAGGGTGTATGGAACATTATGATGATCGCCGTGCTCTAGAGTGGAGCATAAGCGAGGATGGCAAGTCGGCAACATTTACAATTACGGGATAA
- a CDS encoding sigma-54-dependent transcriptional regulator codes for MANHKILIIEDIASLSMAYAGHLESAGFESIIVDNLADANSQLQENGTQFSAVLLDLQLPDGNGLDWLAQNPDIVQDIPIIVATADGSINRAIDAMRLGAYDFMVKPLAPGRLVTVTKGAAETKREAKPTAAQHSNENTNNDALGGFIGASQPMQSIYNQIRNVAKSKATIFITGESGTGKEVCADAIHKSGPRAKKPFVAINCGAIPEDLLESELFGHLKGSFTGAISDRVGAVQAAHGGTLFLDEICEMELKLQVKLLRFLQTGTVQRVGATKAENVDVRIICATNRTPSVEVQHGRFREDLYYRLAVVPIHLPALRERGNDITLLANRFLDRFANEEGKSFSPLNVQLAQKFEQHSWPGNVRELQNLMRRAAVMFAGPELDETIVSEFTAASPQVQSINLQDQNTEIPSNQFSANQGIDQFDNMTLDQVERLLVDRAVQNCGGSLTKAAKKLGVSPSTLYRKKEKWASSLAADC; via the coding sequence ATGGCCAATCATAAGATATTGATAATTGAAGATATTGCTTCGCTTTCCATGGCCTATGCTGGTCATTTGGAGTCAGCCGGATTTGAAAGCATCATTGTCGACAATTTGGCCGATGCCAATTCTCAGTTGCAAGAAAACGGAACTCAATTTTCTGCCGTGTTGCTCGACTTACAACTGCCTGATGGCAATGGGCTGGATTGGCTTGCGCAGAATCCTGATATTGTTCAGGACATACCAATTATCGTTGCAACAGCTGATGGATCAATAAACCGCGCAATTGATGCCATGCGACTGGGCGCTTACGATTTCATGGTCAAACCACTGGCGCCAGGTCGTCTGGTCACTGTGACAAAGGGTGCGGCCGAAACGAAACGAGAGGCTAAGCCCACTGCCGCTCAACATTCTAACGAAAATACCAATAATGACGCGTTAGGCGGATTCATTGGCGCCAGTCAGCCTATGCAATCAATTTACAACCAAATTAGGAATGTAGCCAAATCAAAAGCTACAATTTTCATCACGGGAGAGAGCGGCACCGGCAAAGAGGTTTGCGCTGATGCCATCCACAAATCAGGACCCCGCGCCAAGAAACCATTTGTTGCGATTAACTGCGGTGCAATTCCGGAAGACCTTCTTGAATCCGAGCTGTTTGGCCATTTAAAAGGATCATTTACCGGAGCGATCTCGGATCGCGTCGGCGCTGTTCAGGCTGCCCATGGCGGTACATTGTTCCTCGATGAGATATGCGAAATGGAGCTGAAGCTTCAGGTGAAATTACTGCGGTTTTTACAGACTGGAACGGTTCAGCGCGTCGGTGCGACTAAGGCAGAAAATGTGGATGTTCGGATCATCTGCGCAACCAACCGCACCCCTTCCGTCGAAGTACAGCACGGGCGATTTCGCGAAGATCTTTATTACCGATTGGCCGTTGTTCCAATTCATTTACCAGCACTTAGAGAAAGAGGTAATGACATTACACTATTGGCAAATCGCTTTCTTGATCGGTTTGCGAACGAAGAAGGCAAAAGTTTTTCACCGCTTAATGTTCAACTTGCTCAAAAATTCGAACAGCATTCCTGGCCAGGCAATGTGCGTGAGTTGCAAAATTTAATGCGCCGTGCGGCAGTGATGTTTGCTGGTCCAGAACTAGATGAAACTATTGTCTCAGAATTCACTGCTGCTTCTCCGCAAGTGCAATCTATCAATTTGCAGGATCAAAATACCGAGATCCCGTCAAATCAATTTTCCGCGAATCAGGGAATTGATCAGTTCGACAATATGACACTCGATCAAGTGGAGCGATTGTTAGTCGACCGCGCAGTACAAAATTGTGGGGGCAGCCTGACTAAAGCCGCGAAAAAACTGGGTGTAAGTCCATCGACTCTGTATCGAAAAAAGGAAAAATGGGCCTCCAGCTTGGCGGCTGATTGCTGA